The Pristiophorus japonicus isolate sPriJap1 chromosome 31, sPriJap1.hap1, whole genome shotgun sequence genome has a segment encoding these proteins:
- the LOC139240302 gene encoding probable G-protein coupled receptor 139: MATADLLVVLTSVVWSRIIGVYFPASFLSITPLCRLKTALIYAAKDSSVWLTVAFTFDRYVAICCQKLKTIYCTKQTASGMVGAVFALSCLRNIPWYFAFKPLYFIDNVPWYCTFESSFYSSPAWRAFSFLNHILTPFVPLILIALFNVLTVKHIFVANQIRKALHGHKNGDIENDPELKTRRKSIILLLTISGSFILLWMTFAVHYLYHRITNTYNYTGSDDPIYILQEAGYMLLLLSCCTNTCIYAVTQTKFREELKNLVKYPVVLIVKLFK; encoded by the coding sequence ATGGcaacggcggatctactggtcgttcTCACCAGCGTGGTGTGGAGCCGGATAATTGGCGtttatttcccagccagcttcctgTCCATCACGCCACTGTGTCGCCTCAAAACTGCCCTGATTTACGCCGCCAAAGACAGCTCAGTCTGGTTAACTgttgctttcacctttgatcgatatgTGGCAATTTGCTGCCAGAAGTTGAAAACCATATATTGCACCAAGCAAACGGCAAGTGGGATGGTGGGGGCGGTCTTTGCTCTGAGCTGTTTGCGAAACATCCCCTGGTACTTTGCCTTTAAACCTCTGTATTTCATTGACAATGTACCCTGGTATTGCACCTTCGAATCTAGCTTTTATTCTTCACCCGCATGGAGAGCATTTTCCTTCCTGAACCATATTTTAACCCCGTTTGTTCCGCTGATTTTGATTGCCCTATTCAACGTACTGACCGTGAAGCATATCTTTGTGGCCAATCAAATCCGCAAAGCTCTCCATGGCCACAAGAATGGCGATATTGAGAATGATCCCGAGCTGAAGACTCGCagaaaatccatcattttacttctTACTATATCAGGCAGTTTTATCCTGTTGTGGATGACTTTTGCTGTGCATTACTTGTACCATCGAATTACAAACACGTATAACTACACAGGCTCCGACGACCCTATATATATTCTCCAGGAAGCTGGGTACATGCTCCTACTTTTGAGCTGCTGCACGAACACATGCATTTATGCAGtgacccaga